The DNA window tgccgatccgtacatcaccaagcacaatgccgatccgtacatcaccaagcacaatgccgatccgtacatcaccaagcacaatgccgatccgtacatcaccacgcacaatgccgatccgtacatcaccacgcacaatgccgatccgtacatcaccaagcacaacgccaagccgtacatcaccaagcacaatgacgagccatacatcaccaagcacaatgccgagccatacatcaccaagcacaatgtcgatccgtacatcaccaagcacaatgccgatccatacatcaccaagcacaatgccgatccgtacatcaccaagcacaatgccaatccatacatcaccaagcacaatgccgatccgtacatcaccaagcacaatgacgagccatacatcaccaagcacaatgacgagctgtacatcactaagcacaatgccgagccgtacatcaccaagcacaatgccgagccgtacatcaccaagcacaatgccgagccgtacatcaccaagcacaatgccgagccgtacatcaccaagcacaataacgagccgtacatcaccaagtacaatgccaagccgtacatcaccgagcacaatgccgagccgtacatcaccaagcacaatgccgagccgtacatcaccgagcacaatgccgagccgtacatcaccaagtacaatgccgagccgtacatcaccaagcacaataacgagccgtacatcaccaagtacaatgccaagccgtacatcaccgagcacaatgtcaagccgtacatcaccaagcacaatgccgagccgtacatcaccaagcacaatgccgagccatacatcaccaagcacaatgccgatccgtacatcaccaagcacaatgccgatccgtacatcaccacgcacaatgccgatccgtacatcaccacgcacaatgccgatccgtacatcaccaagcacaacgccaagccgtacatcaccaagcacaatgacgagccatacatcaccaagcacaatgccgagccatacatcaccaagcacaatgtcgatccgtacatcaccaagcacaatgccgatccatacatcaccaagcacaatgccgatccgtacatcaccaagcacaatgccaatccatacatcaccaagcacaatgccgatccgtacatcaccaagcacaatgacgagccatacatcaccaagcacaatgacgagctgtacatcactaagcacaatgccgagccgtacatcaccaagcacaatgccgagccgtacatcaccaagcacaatgccgagccgtacatcaccaagcacaatgccgagccgtacatcaccaagcacaataacgagccgtacatcaccaagtacaatgccaagccgtacatcaccgagcacaatgccgagccgtacatcaccaagcacaatgccgagccgtacatcaccgagcacaatgccgagccgtacatcaccaagtacaatgccgagccgtacatcaccaagcacaataacgagccgtacatcaccaagtacaatgccaagccgtacatcaccgagcacaatgtcaagccgtacatcaccaagcacaatgccgagccgtacatcaccaagcacaatgccgagccatacatcaccaagcacaatgccgagccgtacatgaccaagcacaatgccgagccgtacatcaccaagtacaatgccaagccgtacatcaccaagcacaataacgagccgtacatcaccaagtacaatgccaagccgtacatcaccgagcacaatgtcgagccgtacatcaccaagcacaatgccgagccgtacatcaccaagcacaatgccgagcgttgtatggagcagtgtaaagccaccaccactggactctggaggagacgtgttctgtgcagtgatggagCGCACTTCTCTATCTACATCTAATggacgagtctgggtttggtgaatgtcaGGAGAACGTTACTCGCCTGAGTGCCTTGTGCCCGCTGTACAGATTGGCGGAGGAGGATAATATtatgggctgttatcaggggttggCCCCTTAGTTCCAATGAAGGGAACTCTTAAtacttcagcacaagacattgtggGCAATTGTAGCatccagctttgtgggaacagtttggagaaggcccttttctgttccccagtgcacaaggtccatacaGACATGGTTGGGGGACTTTGATCGTATGTACAAGgaaataactcctataatactgcccctatgtacaataatataactgttataatactgcctctatgtacaaataGCATAAGAATTGTCCCAGCTGGCTGCAATTATTTTTGCAGATAATTATTTTGCTATAAGAAGTGATGATGAGTCATGGTGGATGTTTCCGCTCTTTCCTCTGTCTCTTGGTTTATACCCATGTATAGCCCGGCTGGCATCCCAAAGATGATGGATATAACATGTCAGGGCTGCCCGTCACAGATAAAGCTTCACATCCTCATCTCTTTCTGATGATGGGAAAGAACAGTGAAAGAAAAGAACAGACTGACACTGAGGCCCCTTCATATACAGGCAGACTGGCACATAGTAGGTGCAGACACAGAGAGAGGCACGCAGGAGGTGCAGACACAGAGAGCGGCACGCAGGGGGtgcagacacagagaccgacacacagGAGGTACAGACACAGAGACCAGCCCACAGGAGGTACAGACACAGAGACCGGCACACAGGAGGTGCAGACACAGAGAGCGGCACACAGGAGGTGCAGACACAGAGAGCGGCTCACAGGAGGTGCAGACACAGAGAGCGGCACACAGGAGGTGCAGACAAAGAGACTGGCACATAAGAGGTGCAGACACAGAGAGCGACACACGGGAGGTGCATACACAGAGTGCGGCACACTGGAGGTGCAGACACAGAGTGCGGCACATAGGAGGTGCAGACACAGAGGCCGGCACACAGGAGGTGCAGACACAGAGACCGGCACATAAGAAGTGCAGACACAGAGACCGGCACATAAGAGGTGCAGACACAGAGACCAACACACAGGTGGTGAAGACACAGAGACTGGCACACAGGAAGTGCAGACACAGAGACCAGCACACAGGAGGTGCAAACACAGAGGCCGGCACACAGTAGGTGCAGACAAAGAGACTGGCACATAAGAGGTGCAGTCACAGAGAGCGACACACAGGAGGTGCATACACAGAGTGCGGCACACAGGAGGTGCAGACACAGAGGCCGGCACACAGTAGGTGCAGACAAAGAGACTGGCACATAAGAGGTGCAGTCACAGAGAGCGACACAAAAGAGGTGCAGACACAGAGTGCGACACACAGGAGGTGCATACACAGAGTGCGGCACACAGGAGGTGCAGACACAGAGGCCGGCACACAGGAGGTGCAGACAAAGAGACTGGCACATAAGAGGTGCAGTCACAGAGAGCGACACAAAAGAGGTGCAGACACAGAGTGCGACACACAGGAGGTGCATACAcagagtgtggcacacaggaggTGCAGACACAGAGGCCGGCACACAGTAGGTGCAGACAAAGAGACTGGCATATAAGAGGTGCAGTCACAGAGAGCGACACACAGGAGGTGCAGACACAGAGTGCGACACACAGGAGGTGCATACACAGAGTGCGGCACACAAGAGGTGCAGACTCAGAGACTGACACACTGGTTATGTAGATAGTAATGTTCTCAGTAGTATAGATGCGCACGCTGGCACCACAGTAAAGCTTAGGTGACAAATTCCGTGTCTGATAAATAGGATTGAACTATACTTGGTAGAGAGCACAGAACATGAGTGCGATGATTCAGGACGTGATGGATTTTCGGGTCATTTTGGCACTGGTCCTTGTGGTGCCCTGTGTTGTAGAAGGTGAGATGGACGGTGCGGTGCACATACATTGGTGATGGCTATTCTGATCACATTATATTCAGAAATTCTGTAATTTTCTAATATGACGCCTCTCAATATGCTCaagatgtctgcttgctgtcagtgaatgtaaCCTTTCCCATTTCTTTTTCCCCCACAGCTTGCTCTGTTTCTgcgcctccctccctctccctgtcTTTCCTGATCGGACAGAAGACCCCCGCCCTGCAGTGTCTCCTCTGTCCAGACAAGAAGGCTTCTGCTCAGCGAAATTTCACCTTCACCCTCACCAGGAATGGAAAAGTCACTCGCTTCAGCCAGATATCGAGCAGGAGGATAGTGTATACACTGGAGAACAAGAAGAACCACACCGGCCTGTGGAGGTGTCATGTGCTGGAGTTCCCCAACCTCAGGGCGGACTATTACTTGGGACCCCCTGTACCTGCTCCGCCGGCGGAAAAGAAGAAAGATGCAGGTAGGTAGGGGCTGGGGTGACATACTGGGGGGACACTGGGCAAGAATGTGGGATCAGTATGGTAAATATGACTGTGCCCCTGGCCCTTTAAGGGGAAAAACATGACACATATGAGCTCATCTGTCCCCCCATATCCCCCTAAAATATATACAGTCATTCCATTTCTCTCCCCCATAGCTTAATACATTTTTCTCTGCTCACATATAAGAAGAGACGTCGTCCCCTCCCTCGGCGGTGTCCACCAAAGTCCTGCTGACCATCGCGACTGCGGCGGTCCTACTGCTCATCCTCATCATCGTGACATCGGTCACATCGGGCATCTGTATAAGGAAACGATGCAGGTAGGGGATGTCCTCAATAAGGCTGAAGTACATTCAGCCTGGTCAATTAGGGGGGTTTAACCCTATATTCATGCTGTCAATCACTAATAGAGGCATTTTAATGCACTGGTTGCCAGTGTAGGCACGCACAGGTAGCCAGTGGGCTCATATGACTCCTGGGAGGCTTCCGCTGCTGCCATCTCGGTCCTCCTTTGAAGCCTGACCTCGAAATGTCAATTCTACCTACATATTGCGTTAGAAGGAAGAAATAATCACAGGTTCAggagacaaaaaaaaattaaatatattaaaaaactAAAAACATATACAATTTTAAATCACTGCTTTTTCTTGGTTAAAAATAAagaagttaaataaaaaaaaataaacattcggTAACACTGCAACCGTAAAAAGTTCAAGGAAAATGTAAAAAGAACATATTTCTACCATAcattaaataaaaatttaaatgattccccccaaaaaaacaagccCATAAGTCTTAAGAAAAGgcaaattttattttttgttttttgttacaaacttctgattttttttattaaccagtaaaacatatatataatatacacacactatatttatgtatctatctatatatatattatattatatatatatatatatatataaaaaggtgtgtgtgtgtgtgtgtgtgtgcgtgtgcgcgtgCACGtgcgtgtgtgtccgctaaaggaatccgcaccgtcgcatttacaatcacgaaattttgcacagacgccccatgtgactcagggaacgtcatagattatgtttggacgggaaaatttaaccccgcactttactctccaaaaatcctgcctccgtttaagtcaatggagctgcgagttattaggttattaatagcagctgtgattggttgctataggaacaaaataaatagttagtataagaagcttatgtgtgaggtaataggatgtcggtggggagatggatagagacagacagagagagtgagacagacggtcaaatagacagaaagaggcagacagacacagacagacagggaaagagacagacaggcaaagaggcagggaaagagacagacggggaaagaggcagggaaagagacaaggaaagagacagagacaagtaactagacagggaaagagacagaaacaagtaaagagacagacaagaaaagagacagggaaagagacacttttacatatagctattggatttttcaagtcagtattcacacagcagtttctgctattacatgtattcctcttacatagtcactggtgtgcataccttatctccccatagtgatgtttttttaggtttttgcacccagttcagacttagaatggagttccaaatgttattccttatttgttagtagtttttcgtttgtgaaccctccccaaccacacctattgccaatccatatcatacgcataaatagcctgggtctcagcttcccatacacggtaagttttttaactgcatgagaggacacacacaagctaggggccccaacgtagagaaatactttggcgtagtcttgcggctctattgcattgatcaattcagtagctaaatttctcttaattcatatgttcatggcagtaacgcagattccatttttcacatttcattcttacatatagctattggatttttcaagtcagtattcacacagcagtttctgctattacatatattccccttacatagtcactggtgtgcataccttatctccccatagtgatgtttttttaggtttttgcacccagttcagacttagaatggtgttccaaacgttattccttatttgttagaaacaagtaaagagacagacaagaaaagagacagggaaagagacagagacaagtaaagagacagggaaagagacagagaaaaggaaagagacagagacagacagggaaagagacagacacggaaaaagACAGAcgcggaacgagacagacggggaacgagacagacggggaacgagacagacggggaacgagacagacggggaacgagacagaaagatagagacagacagagagagacactgaaatagagagacagagatagagacagacagagagactgatacagacagacagagacagacaaatagaaactcggagacagagagacagttactatcccgggtactacagctagtttatatatatatatatatatatatatatacactgtatgcatgcatacagtatatatatatatatatatatataaaaataaataaacagtgtatatctatatatagactagctgtagtacctggaattgcccgggatagtaactgtctccctctctgtccgtctctctccctGTATCTTTGTCTACCTCTCTATCCgtatctgtctctttgtatgtctctctctgtctgtctctttctctctctgtatgtctgtctttgtctgtatctctatccatatctctgtctctctccctgtctgcctctcaccctgtgtctctgtctgtcttgctctgtATTCGTCCCTTTCTATCcgcatctctctctctgtctgtgtctgtctctccacagaaatcatattacctcacacataagcttcttatactaagaatgtcctttgttgcctatagcaaccaatcagaggttCAGAAAGGGGTTAATAGAAAATATTTTTTGATATTAAGACAattttatacttttatttttagaaaaaaatcCACTCCCTGTGAACATCGCAAAGGTAAGAGTGAAATATTCCACAGATGAAATTCTGAGGGGGTCACTTACTTCCTCAGCCTATATCTTACATTACACGACGTCGTCTATGGTTACAATACGTTCCGAATGCTGTGGGTCCCGGTTTGGAGCACAAATCACAGTCATATGTCACGTTGGGGCCAAACTGCTGACTGTTTCCAAGAGCAAAGTATCAGAATATTGGAACAGATAGACTCTGGGGATTTTTCGCTTGTGAACCCTGACTTTTCTTTGTACAGATGGAGACAGATCTGACCACTTCCCTCTTACAGAGAATCTTGGCCCCATCCTGAGCAATCCTGATCTAGAGACAGTGAGTATCGCCCCCTGCTGGACACACAGGGAATCACATACTGATATTTATGAAATCATTTTGTCCTAATTTTTCCAGGACACAGAAGTTTCTTACGTGGAGCTGGAGATCATCCGGGATCCTTCTCGAAAACCATCCAAGAGTATTAATACGATATATGCAAACATCGTGTGACGTCAAAAGAAACGGCAGGAGACTGTGATCAGCGGAGGAAGGACGAGTGCGGGCGTCCTATACATCATGATGAAGACCCTACAATCATCCTCTACCGGAGAGCTGCCTATTGGAGGATCCATACGGTTCCAGTGGAGATAAGCGGCGCCGTGGCTGCATGTATGACGCTTATCTCCAGTGTTAGTAAAATATCATACAACTTTATGGGAAAACTTAAATCCTGCTTTTTGTATTTTAGACTCTCCCATCCTGGGATAATCACACGTCTCTACATTTATAGGCAAAATGCTCACCTTATTACCCTCGTATTATAGGGCAATTCACCACATGTACATGCAAAATAAAGAATAGCGGAGAATATTGTGCTGAGCATTTCTACATTAGGCACACACCAAAAAACACCAAATGTGAAATAATGGATTTGTGTGATCAAGAGATCATCTATCACCAAGAAATTAttatagcagaatagtgagtgcagctctggagtataatttagaatgcaactcaggataagtaatgtaacatatgtacacagtgactgcaccagcagaatagtgagtgcagctctggagtatgataagATGTAACACAGAATTAgtgatataatgtatgtacacagtgactccaccagcagaatagtgagtgcagctctggagtatgatataAGATGTAACAGAATTAGTAATATAATGTACATACACagttactgcaccagcagaatagggagtgcagctctggagtataatacagggtgcaactcaggatcagtacaggataagtaatgtaatgtatatatgtatagtgactccaccagcagaacagtgagtgcagctctggagaaaaatacaggcggtaactcaggatcagaaatgtaatgtatgtacacagtgactgcaccagcagattagtgagtgcagctctggagtataataaaggatataactcaggatcaataatgtatgtacaaagtgactgcaccagtGAGTGCAGCGCTGGAGTACaaaacaggaggtaactcaggatcagtaatgtatgtacacagtgactgcaccagcagaatagtgagtccagctctggagtataatacaggatgtatctcagcatcagtacaggatcagtaatgtaatgtatgtacacagtgactgcaccagcagaatagtgagtgcagctctggagtataatacaggatgtatctcagcatcagtacaggatcagtaatgtaatgtatgtacacagcgactgcaccagcagaatagtgagtgcagctctggagtataacacaggatgtaTCTAGGGATAATTAATGTATGATACAAGAATAAATTGGGataagggagcaaaaaaaaaaaaaattaaatttttttttttttaatatgtctgtATGGCATTTTTCTTTCTCCACACAAAGAACACATTTTGTCTTGACCCCTAGGGAAGGCCCCAGAGAAATTATGGGTGCTGTGGGGGGCAAACATTTAACTGACATCCGCTATTAGCATTGTGCTCTGCTAAGTGAAATCATATGGAGAATTTTTATCCATAGAGGTTAGGGGAGTATATGGGAAAGTGCGAGCTGTGCCGTATACCAGAATCACTGCATTCAGCATTCCACCATTTAATATTAAAAGCATTTTTAGATATCATGTCACACTTCATTTAACCATTGTGTGCCCGTTATtgcacatgtagcaatgtgtgcctCTCATTAGAGAATGTGCGCCTGTCGCACAGACCTACATTGCCCTCACTAACTCTCTCCTGCATTCACATATGTTGCCGCTTCCTTAGACAAATCACTTGTATTAGTAATAAAGCATCCCCTTCTCTGGTCCTCAGTTATTCTATCCCTGCAATAGTCTGGAGCAAGTCAATGTGTGTTTTGCTGGGTGACtaaatttttatgaaaaaaaaagaaaaagtgctcTATTTGCTTTCtatagcctctgtgttgcactgcctattgctggctgcagaatgggtTAACTgacaatctgtcagtgagctcattctgaaagTCCAATGGGAGAGTTTCAACTATTGCCTGTTTTTTTCCCCGAGCTCATTTTAGCCATTTATGTCCACAAGTAACAAAGTTGAATGTGAACATCTCCTTCCAAGAGGTAGCCCTAGAATTCAAGTTCCTTTCCTcaatgaagaggcaatttgcatatctgtaaaattagaatttttttttttcctttttaggcTGTCTTTATGGTACTTTAGTCATGTGCACTTCTCGTGTCCATAAGGCTGATAGTTGCTCTGGCCTTTCTATATAGGTCTTTATATCTTGTTTTTCCCTCATCTTTTTTTAAAGATATATTCAAAAATAGGGGTTGGTGTTAATTTAAACAATTACAAATATTAGGTTAAGAGGTTTATACTATTTTGAAGCAAACAAGTGGGGCCACTCCTCACTAAAAACTAACATCTGACTTTATATAAATCGATTTAGTTGAACATATGGTCAACAAAATCCACTTCCTCTTTCCACCAACCAAAGTAGATGTTTGCAAAAGTTGGCGTGATACTTGCCCCCATTGCGGTTCCACATTTCTGAAGAATGTATTATACATCAATGTAAATGGTGATTAATACAAATTGTTTGCACACTGGATAATAGTCAGTCACCACACAAAAGTGGGAGTGAGATGTAAAAGCCATACAGCATCTCATTGTTTATACTGGTGTTTTAATTCTCTACATCACATCTCAAATCATTCATTAGTCCAAAAGTGCTTTCTTTGAGTTCTGTAAGACTTTGTATGGTGACTTATATATGATGCCTATTTATAACCTCTTCATTCTTGATCTAGACAATTGGTATGGGTATTTTGACTATAAAaacttcccaaaatccataagAACTCAGCAGTGTTAGACAACAACTAAAAATGGACACATATACAccattatatattagattatatttcACATTATACCAGAAACATCATGCAAACTCTTAAAGAATTTGAGGGAAGTATCTTGGAACCATCTGAATTACTTGCAACACGTGATCTAGAGCATTAATACTCCAGTATAAACAAAGTCTGTTGTAAGCTATTTTTGTTATGGAGAGCATGACTAATCAAGAACACAGATTTGTATTTTGCTTATGATTTATGTTGAAGCTTAACTACTTCCTCTGTCGGTCACTAATATTTGCAGATAAATGGAACTGCAATGGGAACAGCAGTCACGCCAACTTTTGCAAACATCCATTTGGGTCAGAACAAAAGAAGGGGAAGTAGTTTATGCTGACCATGTCAAAaatataacaaaacaaaaaaaaaaaaaaaaaatatataaaattgtcTGATATTTTATAGACCATGTATTAGTAGTCTAGACCGACACCTTGTGAACACCAATAAGTCATAAACCTCAAGTAAAATGAGAACCTTTTATTAATGTCTTTTTAGCCAAGATCCAATCCCCTTTTTGGATATAACTTTAAAAGatgagaaaggggggggggggggactccccatgttattctatgggatttggggagtgctatatcaatgctgcagaaaatgctgcggatgtcctgtgcagctgcacgtaactgcatgccCATTATTCATGCGtaaatatctgcggatgtcccgcctttccactatggaggtagaggtcgggacgtccgcaggtatttccgcacttgtcccgcaggtttaccgcaaaaaaaaatgctcgaatcccgcagcaatggatagctgcggattccagggagcagctgcaggaaacctgTGCTAAAGTTcgcaggtacattgtcccgtgggcacatagccttatagagagGCTACAGCAAACCGTAACTAGTATTAGACGCAAGAAGTGCCCATACCATATTATCAGAGCAATCcaagtgatgtaatgtatgtacacagtgactgcaccagcagaatagtgagcgcagctctggaggataatacaggaggtaactcaggatcagta is part of the Anomaloglossus baeobatrachus isolate aAnoBae1 chromosome 9, aAnoBae1.hap1, whole genome shotgun sequence genome and encodes:
- the LOC142250355 gene encoding uncharacterized protein LOC142250355 isoform X2; this translates as MGHQQPMKKQRACSVSAPPSLSLSFLIGQKTPALQCLLCPDKKASAQRNFTFTLTRNGKVTRFSQISSRRIVYTLENKKNHTGLWRCHVLEFPNLRADYYLGPPVPAPPAEKKKDAEETSSPPSAVSTKVLLTIATAAVLLLILIIVTSVTSGICIRKRCRKKSTPCEHRKDGDRSDHFPLTENLGPILSNPDLETDTEVSYVELEIIRDPSRKPSKSINTIYANIV
- the LOC142250355 gene encoding uncharacterized protein LOC142250355 isoform X1, with the translated sequence MSAMIQDVMDFRVILALVLVVPCVVEACSVSAPPSLSLSFLIGQKTPALQCLLCPDKKASAQRNFTFTLTRNGKVTRFSQISSRRIVYTLENKKNHTGLWRCHVLEFPNLRADYYLGPPVPAPPAEKKKDAEETSSPPSAVSTKVLLTIATAAVLLLILIIVTSVTSGICIRKRCRKKSTPCEHRKDGDRSDHFPLTENLGPILSNPDLETDTEVSYVELEIIRDPSRKPSKSINTIYANIV